A stretch of the Oxyura jamaicensis isolate SHBP4307 breed ruddy duck chromosome 4, BPBGC_Ojam_1.0, whole genome shotgun sequence genome encodes the following:
- the OSTC gene encoding oligosaccharyltransferase complex subunit OSTC encodes MEALFRLPFAVLECPNIKLKRPGWVHMPSAMTVYALVVVSYFLITGGIIYDVIVEPPSVGSMTDEHGHQRPVAFLAYRVNGQYIMEGLASSFLFTMGGLGFIILDRSNAPNIPKLNRFLLLFIGFVSVLLSFFMARVFMRMKLPGYLMG; translated from the exons ATGGAGGCGCTGTTCCGGCTGCCCTTCGCCGTTCTCGAGTGCCCCAACATCAAGCTGAAGCGGCCGGGCTGGGTGCACATGCCCTCGGCCATGACGGTGTACGCGCTGGTGGTGGTCTCCTACTTCCTCATCACCGGAG GGATCATCTATGACGTGATCGTGGAGCCCCCCAGCGTGGGGTCGATGACGGACGAGCACGGGCACCAGAGGCCGGTGGCCTTCCTGGCGTACAG AGTAAATGGACAATATATTATGGAAGGGCTTGCATCTAGCTTCCTCTTCACAATGGGTGGTTTAGGATTCATAATTCTGGATCGATCCAATGCACCAAACATCCCCAAGCTGAACAGGTTTCTCCTGCTCTTCATTGGATTTGTCAGCGTGCTTTTGAGCTTCTTCATGGCCAGAGTTTTCATGAGGATGAAATTACC GGGTTACTTGATGGGTTAG
- the RPL34 gene encoding 60S ribosomal protein L34, whose translation MVQRLTYRRRLSYNTASNKTRLSRTPGNRIVYLYTKKVGKAPKSACGVCPGRLRGVRAVRPKVLMRLSKTKKHVSRAYGGSMCAKCVRDRIKRAFLIEEQKIVVKVLKAQAQSQKSK comes from the exons ATGGTTCAGCGCCTGACCTACCGACGTAGGTTGTCCTACAACACAGCTTCCAACAAGACCAGGCT GTCCCGAACACCTGGGAACAGGATTGTTTACCTTTACACCAAGAAAGTAGGGAAGGCACCAAAGTCAGCATGTGGTGTATGCCCAGGAAGACTTCGCGGT gtTCGTGCTGTGCGTCCCAAAGTTCTTATGAGGCTgtcaaaaacaaagaagcacGTCAGCAGAGCCTATGGTGGTTCCATGTGTGCTAAGTGTGTCCGCGACAG gatCAAGCGAGCTTTTCTTATTGAGGAGCAGAAGATCGTCGTGAAAGTGTTGAAGGCACAAGCACAGAGCCAAAAGTCCAAGTGA